From one Anopheles bellator chromosome 1, idAnoBellAS_SP24_06.2, whole genome shotgun sequence genomic stretch:
- the LOC131216082 gene encoding RNA-binding protein NOB1, which yields MSKFQHLIVDTSAFIKNVQLQTFAENCYTVQGVLDEIRNDRQLKALTVLPYSLRVKEPDPDVVAKVVAFAKKTGDYASLSMIDLRVIALTYELETVHVGRDHLKEEPKAAVTVTAATKPKELLGSELTKGFYAPSKAKSERQDSVANDSKDDGHERKEHQHETDFQDEVKDSKGKSFDTSLLEATDELCDVVLKQSISTSDDENSTDPEECSEASEEEDNDEGWITPSNIQQVKRDYGQDCLEETVSPVACMTTDFAMQNVLKQIGLKIAALDGRVIRQSRTYILRCYACFKTTPDATKVFCPKCGNRTLKKVAVSLNPDGQQIIHINSRRALTAKYKNQPVAKFEGGKHATNPLLYEDQPLPQQRISNKARSKTNALGDDYIAGFSPFVMRDVDSRSAVLRGSSNLKQRMTNLSYDNKRRGYRK from the exons TCCAAATTCCAGCATCTTATTGTGGACACGTCGGCGTTCATAAAGAATGTGCAACTGCAAACTTTCGCCGAAAACTGCTACACGGTGCAAGGAGTCTTGGACGAAATCCGCAATGATCGACAACTGAAAGCATTGACTGTGTTACCGTACAG CTTACGGGTAAAggaaccggatccggatgtcGTCGCCAAGGTTGTAGCAtttgcgaaaaaaaccggcgacTATGCGTCGTTGTCGATGATCGACCTGCGTGTGATCGCTCTTACCTACGAACTGGAAACGGTCCATGTAGGCCGGGACCATCTTAAAGAGGAACCCAAAGCGGCGGTtacggtgacggcggccacgaaGCCAAAAGAACTGTTGGGATCGGAACTTACGAAAGGTTTCTATGCACCATCAAAAGCCAAATCGGAGCGGCAAGATAGTGTAGCCAACGACTCTAAGGACGATGGCCATGAACGGAAGGAACACCAGCACGAGACGGATTTTCAGGATGAAGTTAAGGACTCAAAGGGAAAGAGCTTCGACACCAGTTTGCTCGAGGCAACAGATGAGCTTTGCGATGTGGTTCTGAAACAGTCAATCAGTACTTCCGACGACGAGAATAGTACTGACCCGGAAGAATGCTCAGAAGCAAGTGAAGAGGAGGATAACGATGAGGGTTGGATAACTCCGTCAAACATCCAGCAAGTGAAGCGTGATTATGGCCAGGACTGTCTGGAAGAAACTGTCTCTCCGGTCGCTTGCATGACAACCGATTTCGCGATGCAAAATGTGTTGAAGCAGATTGGGCTGAAGATAGCCGCTCTGGATGGACGTGTGATACGGCAGTCGCGCACGTATATCTTGCGCTGTTACGCTTGCTTCAAAACGACACCGGACGCGACGAAAGTGTTCTGTCCGAAGTGTGGCAACCGCACTCTGAAGAAGGTAGCTGTTAGTCTCAACCCAGACGGCCAACAGATCATTCACATCAACAGTCGACGAGCGCTCACGGCCAAGTATAAGAACCAGCCAGTGGCAAAATTCGAAGGTGGTAAACATGCCACCAACCCTTTGCTGTATGAGGATCAACCGTTGCCTCAGCAGCGTATCTCGAATAAGGCGCGCAGCAAGACGAACGCCCTCGGAGATGACTACATTGCCGGCTTCTCGCCGTTCGTAATGCGCGACGTGGACTCCCGATCGGCCGTCCTTCGGGGCTCCTCCAATCTGAAGCAACGGATGACCAATCTTTCTTACGACAACAAGCGTCGAGGTTATCGTAAGTGA
- the LOC131214957 gene encoding uncharacterized protein LOC131214957 isoform X3 — translation MIPGPSIQVCENDRVVIDVENHMEGMELTIHWHGIWQRGTQYYDGVPFVTQCPIQQGNTFRYQWTGNAGTHFWHAHTGLQKLDGLYGSIVVRQPPSRDPNSHLYDFDLTTHIMLVSDWLHEDAAERYPGRLAVNTGQDPESLLINGKGQFRDPNTGFMTNTPLEIFTITPGRRYRFRMINAFASVCPAQVTIEGHALTVIATDGEPVHPVQVNTIISFSGERYDFVITADQPVGAYWIQLRGLGECGIKRAQQLAILRYARGPYQPVSPPPTYDVGLPQGVVMNPLDAQCNVQRDDAICVSQLKNAKEIDRALLQEKPDVKIFLPFRFYLYRPEELFQPNTYNRFLVAPGGDHLISLIDEISYVSPPSPMLSQINDIPPEQFCNGDNRPPDCGPNCMCTHKVDIPLNAIVEVVLVDEVQQENLSHPFHLHGHAFHVIGMGRSPDSTVKKINLRHTLDLDRRGLLNRQFNLPPLKDTIAVPNNGYVVLRFRADNPGYWLFHCHFQFHIVIGMNLVVHIGTHADLPPVPPNFPRCGNHIPPIKFN, via the exons ATGATCCCCGGACCGAGCATACAGGTGTGCGAGAACGATCGCGTCGTAATCGACGTCGAGAACCACATGGAGGGTATGGAGCTGACGATCCACTGGCACGGTATCTGGCAGCGGGGCACGCAGTACTATGACGGCGTACCGTTCGTTACCCAGTGCCCTATTCAGCAGGGCAACACCTTCCG TTATCAATGGACCGGAAATGCAGGAACACACTTCTGGCACGCCCACACCGGGTTGCAGAAGCTGGACGGTCTGTACGGTAGCATTGTGGTCCGACAGCCACCATCGCGCGATCCCAACTCGCACCTCTACGATTTTGATCTGACCACGCACATCATGCTGGTGAGTGACTGGCTGCACGAGGACGCTGCCGAGCGTTACCCAGGACGGCTGGCCGTCAACACCGGCCAGGATCCCGAATCGCTGCTCATCAACGGTAAAGGACAGTTCCGTGACCCAAACACTGGCTTCATGACCAACACGCCGCTCGAGATCTTTACCATCACCCCCGGCCGGCGCTATCGGTTCCGCATGATCAACGCATTCGCGTCCGTCTGCCCGGCGCAAGTTACCATCGAGGGGCACGCCTTGACCGTCATCGCCACAGACGGCGAACCCGTGCATCCGGTGCAAGTCAACACCATCATCTCGTTCTCAG GAGAACGTTACGATTTCGTCATCACTGCCGACCAGCCGGTCGGTGCGTACTGGATCCAGCTTCGTGGTCTCGGAGAGTGCGGAATCAAGCGCGCCCAGCAGTTGGCTATCCTTCGGTATGCGCGTGGCCCCTATCAGCCTGTCTCGCCACCTCCCACGTACGATGTCGGACTGCCACAGGGCGTT GTCATGAATCCGCTCGATGCTCAGTGCAACGTCCAGCGCGACGATGCCATCTGTGTGAGCCAGTTGAAAAACGCCAAGGAGATTGACCGGGCACTGCTGCAGGAGAAACCAGACGTTAAGATTTTTCTGCCGTTCCGCTTCTATCTCTACCGCCCGGAGGAACTGTTCCAGCCGAACACCTACAACCGTTTCCTGG TTGCACCAGGAGGTGATCATTTAATTTCGCTCATCGACGAGATCTCGTACGTATCGCCACCGTCCCCGATGCTGTCGCAGATCAATGACATTCCCCCGGaacagttctgcaacggtgACAACCGGCCGCCAGATTGCGGACCGAACTGCATGTGCACTCACAAGGTCGACATCCCGCTGAACGCCATCGTAGAGGTTGTGCTGGTCGATGAGG TGCAACAAGAAAACCTGAGCCATCCGTTCCATCTGCACGGCCACGCGTTTCACGTGATCGGTATGGGCCGCTCGCCGGACAGCACCGTGAAGAAGATTAATTTGCGCCACACCCTCGACCTGGATCGGCGCGGTCTCCTGAATCGACAGTTCAACCTTCCCCCTCTAAAGGACACGATCGCGGTTCCCAACAATGGCTATGTCGTGCTGCGATTCCGGGCCGACAATCCCG GATACTGGCTGTTCCATTGCCACTTCCAGTTCCACATCGTGATCGGGATGAACCTTGTGGTGCACATCGGGACCCACGCCGACCTACCTCCGGTGCCGCCCAATTTCCCTCGCTGTGGCAACCACATACCACCCATAAAGTTTAATTAG
- the LOC131214957 gene encoding uncharacterized protein LOC131214957 isoform X2, protein MAMNWRNRVNMLSLGIVLLAVTTNGVRVQQHTSRRFKDEGFTRDQTPSSSWWNSHLSEPPNKNFFQATHGLLQTHPSVSLKPSALPLTSGSRAPVVASAGPGALNSGFPSIANPNPRSPFRHLDFSTSATAELRRNPSLSAPDECARACREGEPPRICYYHFTVEYYTVLGAACQVCTPNATNTVWSHCQCVLADGVERGILTVNRMIPGPSIQVCENDRVVIDVENHMEGMELTIHWHGIWQRGTQYYDGVPFVTQCPIQQGNTFRYQWTGNAGTHFWHAHTGLQKLDGLYGSIVVRQPPSRDPNSHLYDFDLTTHIMLVSDWLHEDAAERYPGRLAVNTGQDPESLLINGKGQFRDPNTGFMTNTPLEIFTITPGRRYRFRMINAFASVCPAQVTIEGHALTVIATDGEPVHPVQVNTIISFSGERYDFVITADQPVGAYWIQLRGLGECGIKRAQQLAILRYARGPYQPVSPPPTYDVGLPQGVVLNPLDAVCNVPRPDAICVSNLRNAKKADKAVLSERPDVKIFLPFRFYFYRVEELFTPNTYNKFLVAPGGDHLISLIDEISYVSPPSPMLSQINDIPPEQFCNGDNRPPDCGPNCMCTHKVDIPLNAIVEVVLVDEVQQENLSHPFHLHGHAFHVIGMGRSPDSTVKKINLRHTLDLDRRGLLNRQFNLPPLKDTIAVPNNGYVVLRFRADNPGYWLFHCHFQFHIVIGMNLVVHIGTHADLPPVPPNFPRCGNHIPPIKFN, encoded by the exons ATGAAGGCTTCACTCGAGATCAGACGCCGTCCTCTTCCTGGTGGAACTCACACCTGTCGGAGCCGCCAAACAAGAACTTCTTCCAGGCGACTCACGGTCTGCTACAGACGCACCCGTCGGTGTCGCTGAAACCGTCGGCCCTGCCACTAACGTCGGGATCTCGGGCCCCGGTTGTCGCCTcggccggacccggagccCTCAATAGTGGGTTTCCGTCCATTGCCAATCCCAACCCGCGGTCACCGTTTCGCCATCTTGACTTCAGCACCAGCGCGACGGCGGAACTCCGCCGGAATCCCAGTCTTTCGGCCCCGGACGAGTGTGCGCGGGCGTGCCGCGAGGGCGAACCGCCAAGGATTTGCTACTACCACTTCACCGTGGAGTACTACACCGTACTTGGAGC GGCCTGCCAGGTTTGCACACCGAACGCTACCAACACCGTCTGGAGCCACTGTCAGTGCGTTCTGGCCGATGGTGTCGAGAGGGGCATCCTCACCGTGAACCGCATGATCCCCGGACCGAGCATACAGGTGTGCGAGAACGATCGCGTCGTAATCGACGTCGAGAACCACATGGAGGGTATGGAGCTGACGATCCACTGGCACGGTATCTGGCAGCGGGGCACGCAGTACTATGACGGCGTACCGTTCGTTACCCAGTGCCCTATTCAGCAGGGCAACACCTTCCG TTATCAATGGACCGGAAATGCAGGAACACACTTCTGGCACGCCCACACCGGGTTGCAGAAGCTGGACGGTCTGTACGGTAGCATTGTGGTCCGACAGCCACCATCGCGCGATCCCAACTCGCACCTCTACGATTTTGATCTGACCACGCACATCATGCTGGTGAGTGACTGGCTGCACGAGGACGCTGCCGAGCGTTACCCAGGACGGCTGGCCGTCAACACCGGCCAGGATCCCGAATCGCTGCTCATCAACGGTAAAGGACAGTTCCGTGACCCAAACACTGGCTTCATGACCAACACGCCGCTCGAGATCTTTACCATCACCCCCGGCCGGCGCTATCGGTTCCGCATGATCAACGCATTCGCGTCCGTCTGCCCGGCGCAAGTTACCATCGAGGGGCACGCCTTGACCGTCATCGCCACAGACGGCGAACCCGTGCATCCGGTGCAAGTCAACACCATCATCTCGTTCTCAG GAGAACGTTACGATTTCGTCATCACTGCCGACCAGCCGGTCGGTGCGTACTGGATCCAGCTTCGTGGTCTCGGAGAGTGCGGAATCAAGCGCGCCCAGCAGTTGGCTATCCTTCGGTATGCGCGTGGCCCCTATCAGCCTGTCTCGCCACCTCCCACGTACGATGTCGGACTGCCACAGGGCGTT GTTCTTAATCCGCTCGATGCCGTCTGCAACGTACCACGGCCGGATGCAATCTGTGTTAGCAATCTGCGAAACGCCAAGAAGGCTGACAAGGCTGTGCTCTCCGAGCGGCCCGATGTGAAAATTTTCCTACCCTTCCGGTTCTACTTCTACCGCGTGGAGGAGCTGTTCACGCCGAACACGTATAATAAGTTTTTGG TTGCACCAGGAGGTGATCATTTAATTTCGCTCATCGACGAGATCTCGTACGTATCGCCACCGTCCCCGATGCTGTCGCAGATCAATGACATTCCCCCGGaacagttctgcaacggtgACAACCGGCCGCCAGATTGCGGACCGAACTGCATGTGCACTCACAAGGTCGACATCCCGCTGAACGCCATCGTAGAGGTTGTGCTGGTCGATGAGG TGCAACAAGAAAACCTGAGCCATCCGTTCCATCTGCACGGCCACGCGTTTCACGTGATCGGTATGGGCCGCTCGCCGGACAGCACCGTGAAGAAGATTAATTTGCGCCACACCCTCGACCTGGATCGGCGCGGTCTCCTGAATCGACAGTTCAACCTTCCCCCTCTAAAGGACACGATCGCGGTTCCCAACAATGGCTATGTCGTGCTGCGATTCCGGGCCGACAATCCCG GATACTGGCTGTTCCATTGCCACTTCCAGTTCCACATCGTGATCGGGATGAACCTTGTGGTGCACATCGGGACCCACGCCGACCTACCTCCGGTGCCGCCCAATTTCCCTCGCTGTGGCAACCACATACCACCCATAAAGTTTAATTAG
- the LOC131214957 gene encoding uncharacterized protein LOC131214957 isoform X1: MAMNWRNRVNMLSLGIVLLAVTTNGVRVQQHTSRRFKDEGFTRDQTPSSSWWNSHLSEPPNKNFFQATHGLLQTHPSVSLKPSALPLTSGSRAPVVASAGPGALNSGFPSIANPNPRSPFRHLDFSTSATAELRRNPSLSAPDECARACREGEPPRICYYHFTVEYYTVLGAACQVCTPNATNTVWSHCQCVLADGVERGILTVNRMIPGPSIQVCENDRVVIDVENHMEGMELTIHWHGIWQRGTQYYDGVPFVTQCPIQQGNTFRYQWTGNAGTHFWHAHTGLQKLDGLYGSIVVRQPPSRDPNSHLYDFDLTTHIMLVSDWLHEDAAERYPGRLAVNTGQDPESLLINGKGQFRDPNTGFMTNTPLEIFTITPGRRYRFRMINAFASVCPAQVTIEGHALTVIATDGEPVHPVQVNTIISFSGERYDFVITADQPVGAYWIQLRGLGECGIKRAQQLAILRYARGPYQPVSPPPTYDVGLPQGVVMNPLDAQCNVQRDDAICVSQLKNAKEIDRALLQEKPDVKIFLPFRFYLYRPEELFQPNTYNRFLVAPTGDHVISLIDEISYLSAPAPLLSQFDDINPEQFCNGDNRPADCGANCMCTHKVDIPLNAIVEVVLVDEVQQPNLSHPFHLHGYAYNVIGIGRSPDSNVKKINLKHALDLDRRGLLHRQYNLPPLKDTIAVPNNGYVVLRFRADNPGFWLFHCHFLFHIVIGMNLILQVGTLADLPPVPPNFPTCGDHLPPVN; the protein is encoded by the exons ATGAAGGCTTCACTCGAGATCAGACGCCGTCCTCTTCCTGGTGGAACTCACACCTGTCGGAGCCGCCAAACAAGAACTTCTTCCAGGCGACTCACGGTCTGCTACAGACGCACCCGTCGGTGTCGCTGAAACCGTCGGCCCTGCCACTAACGTCGGGATCTCGGGCCCCGGTTGTCGCCTcggccggacccggagccCTCAATAGTGGGTTTCCGTCCATTGCCAATCCCAACCCGCGGTCACCGTTTCGCCATCTTGACTTCAGCACCAGCGCGACGGCGGAACTCCGCCGGAATCCCAGTCTTTCGGCCCCGGACGAGTGTGCGCGGGCGTGCCGCGAGGGCGAACCGCCAAGGATTTGCTACTACCACTTCACCGTGGAGTACTACACCGTACTTGGAGC GGCCTGCCAGGTTTGCACACCGAACGCTACCAACACCGTCTGGAGCCACTGTCAGTGCGTTCTGGCCGATGGTGTCGAGAGGGGCATCCTCACCGTGAACCGCATGATCCCCGGACCGAGCATACAGGTGTGCGAGAACGATCGCGTCGTAATCGACGTCGAGAACCACATGGAGGGTATGGAGCTGACGATCCACTGGCACGGTATCTGGCAGCGGGGCACGCAGTACTATGACGGCGTACCGTTCGTTACCCAGTGCCCTATTCAGCAGGGCAACACCTTCCG TTATCAATGGACCGGAAATGCAGGAACACACTTCTGGCACGCCCACACCGGGTTGCAGAAGCTGGACGGTCTGTACGGTAGCATTGTGGTCCGACAGCCACCATCGCGCGATCCCAACTCGCACCTCTACGATTTTGATCTGACCACGCACATCATGCTGGTGAGTGACTGGCTGCACGAGGACGCTGCCGAGCGTTACCCAGGACGGCTGGCCGTCAACACCGGCCAGGATCCCGAATCGCTGCTCATCAACGGTAAAGGACAGTTCCGTGACCCAAACACTGGCTTCATGACCAACACGCCGCTCGAGATCTTTACCATCACCCCCGGCCGGCGCTATCGGTTCCGCATGATCAACGCATTCGCGTCCGTCTGCCCGGCGCAAGTTACCATCGAGGGGCACGCCTTGACCGTCATCGCCACAGACGGCGAACCCGTGCATCCGGTGCAAGTCAACACCATCATCTCGTTCTCAG GAGAACGTTACGATTTCGTCATCACTGCCGACCAGCCGGTCGGTGCGTACTGGATCCAGCTTCGTGGTCTCGGAGAGTGCGGAATCAAGCGCGCCCAGCAGTTGGCTATCCTTCGGTATGCGCGTGGCCCCTATCAGCCTGTCTCGCCACCTCCCACGTACGATGTCGGACTGCCACAGGGCGTT GTCATGAATCCGCTCGATGCTCAGTGCAACGTCCAGCGCGACGATGCCATCTGTGTGAGCCAGTTGAAAAACGCCAAGGAGATTGACCGGGCACTGCTGCAGGAGAAACCAGACGTTAAGATTTTTCTGCCGTTCCGCTTCTATCTCTACCGCCCGGAGGAACTGTTCCAGCCGAACACCTACAACCGTTTCCTGG TCGCCCCAACCGGAGACCATGTGATTTCACTGATCGACGAAATCTCCTATCTGTCCGCACCGGCCCCACTCCTGTCGCAGTTTGACGATATCAACCCGGAGCAATTCTGTAACGGTGACAATCGGCCTGCCGACTGTGGAGCAAACTGCATGTGCACGCACAAGGTCGACATCCCGCTGAACGCCATCGTGGAGGTTGTGCTGGTCGATGAAG TCCAACAACCGAACTTAAGTCATCCGTTCCATTTGCACGGTTACGCGTACAACGTGATCGGTATTGGTCGCTCGCCGGACTCCAACGTCAAGAAGATCAACCTCAAGCACGCGCTCGACCTCGATCGGCGTGGTCTGCTGCACCGACAGTATAATCTGCCACCTCTGAAGGATACGATCGCCGTCCCCAACAACGGCTACGTCGTACTGCGATTCCGTGCCGACAATCCAG GATTCTGGCTGTTCCACTGTCACTTCCTGTTCCACATCGTAATAGGAATGAACCTAATCCTGCAGGTCGGCACTCTGGCCGATCTGCCGCCTGTGCCACCGAACTTCCCAACCTGCGGCGATCACTTGCCACCCGTCAACTGA